In Symphalangus syndactylus isolate Jambi chromosome 15, NHGRI_mSymSyn1-v2.1_pri, whole genome shotgun sequence, the following are encoded in one genomic region:
- the LOC134732559 gene encoding proline-rich protein 20E-like, translated as MEEPRRSKRPRSMATNQASGGPPPEPGCSGVDPEDSVEADEPAQPAQPAKPTAYVTPFRWQPPAGTEPARPAERGRRRGGSRRPGRGRGRGGGPRRDAGQRQGAERLPGPDLHIQLDHHGEPGHQWELEIWETAASSLSETAPVPGTVQEGPGPDVAQPELGIQEPPPASGPQAVAEQPILTVYPCIGFRHLGGSAALQVIQTPHGTYVQGVPVFVADIAY; from the exons ATGGAGGAACCAAGGCGTTCGAAGCGACCTCGCTCCATGGCCACTAATCAAG cCTCAGGTGGGCCTCCTCCGGAGCCAGGCTGCTCTGGTGTGGACCCTGAAGACTCCGTGGAAGCAGACGAGCCCGCACAGCCAGCCCAACCCGCAAAACCCACCGCTTACGTGACACCCTTCAGATGGCAGCCCCCAGCTGGCACAGAGCCAGCTCGTCCTGCAGAGAGAGGCCGGCGCCGGGGAGGAAGCCGGCGGCCAGGGCGAGGCCGTGGCAGAGGGGGCGGGCCCCGCAGGGACGCTGGCCAGAGACAGGGCGCAGAACGCTTGCCGGGACCGGACTTGCACATCCAACTGGACCACCATGGAGAGCCAGGCCACCAGTGGGAACTGGAAATCTGGGAGACCGCAGCCTCCTCTCTTTCTGAAACAGCTCCTGTGCCTGGAACTGTGCAGGAAGGCCCTGGCCCCGACGTGGCCCAGCCTGAGCTGGGGATTCAGGAGCCACCCCCTGCCTCTGGGCCTCAGGCTGTCGCCGAGCAGCCCATCTTGACCGTCTATCCCTGCATCGGGTTTAGGCATCTGGGTGGCTCAGCTGCTTTACAGGTCATTCAAACCCCCCACGGCACCTATGTGCAAGGGGTCCCAGTGTTCGTCGCCGACATTGCATACTGA